One part of the Rothia sp. ZJ932 genome encodes these proteins:
- a CDS encoding HPr family phosphocarrier protein codes for MAERIATIASRVGLHARPAAIFAEAAGDLPVEVTIAAEGEPADEAMDAASILSLMSLGAKHGDKVVLRAEGEGADEALETLVKILETDHDAE; via the coding sequence ATGGCAGAACGTATTGCCACCATTGCAAGCCGCGTTGGTCTGCACGCACGCCCCGCAGCTATCTTCGCAGAAGCAGCAGGCGACTTGCCCGTTGAGGTTACCATCGCAGCTGAAGGTGAACCCGCAGACGAGGCAATGGACGCAGCGTCAATCCTCTCACTCATGTCACTCGGCGCTAAGCACGGCGACAAGGTTGTTCTGCGTGCCGAGGGCGAAGGTGCTGATGAAGCACTCGAAACCCTGGTTAAGATCCTCGAAACCGACCACGACGCTGAGTAA